A DNA window from Zingiber officinale cultivar Zhangliang chromosome 3A, Zo_v1.1, whole genome shotgun sequence contains the following coding sequences:
- the LOC122050630 gene encoding uncharacterized protein LOC122050630 has protein sequence MGTVNSCHNEARIQFEAFQDQRHSVGNILRVHSHDMEIDYRTRLTAMLDVTHFLLKQGLPFRGHDESTSSSNREITLAIINDIGDKFFSLMVDEARDSSVKEHMGVVLRYANKKGCVIERFLAVVHVPDTSSHSLKMAIDALFVQHGLSLSRLRGQGYDGASNMRVIEVLGNVYDDASYSANKGVAAGLIEKMESYQFVFVLHLMKYILGITNELSLSLQQGDQNIVQAMSLVRSVKCRLQDFREDGWQIILEQVNTFCELNMIPILDMEDNMLTRGHGRRRGQLITNFHHYRVEIFCQVVDLIIQEMNNHFSEVSTELLGCISCLHPRNSFSQFDVHKLIHLADFYPEDFCELALVLPVATASVEQVFSAMKIVKTDLHNRMGDEWMNDSLNPIASSCTDSSVVADFCANPEMKLTYGRKVMENQSSIKWDKGKALEF, from the exons ATGGGGACTGTGAATAGTTGTCACAATGAAGCTAGAATACAATTTGAGGCTTTTCAAGATCAAAGGCATAGTGTGGGGAATATTTTACGAGTACATAGTCATGATATGGAAATTGATTATCGGACTCGTTTAACAGCAATGTTGGATGTGACACACTTTCTATTGAAGCAAGGGTTGCCCTTTCGTGGACACGATGAGTCAACTAGTTCTTCAAATAGAG AGATTACACTTGCTATAATCAATGATATTGGAGATAAATTCTTTTCTTTGATGGTTGATGAGGCTAGGGACAGTTCAGTGAAGGAGCATATGGGAGTTGTTTTGAGGTATGCGAATAAAAAAGGATGTGTGATTGAACGATTTCTTGCAGTTGTGCATGTGCCTGACACCAGTTCTCATTCTTTGAAAATGGCTATTGATGCTTTATTTGTGCAACATGGTTTATCATTATCTAGATTGAGAGGCCAAGGATATGATGGAGCTTCAAATATGCGTG TGATAGAAGTGTTAGGAAATGTATATGATGATGCCTCTTATTCTGCAAATAAAGGTGTTGCCGCAGGTTTAATTGAGAAGATGGAGAGTTATCAATTTGTTTTTGTGTTACATTTGATGAAGTATATATTGGGAATTACAAATGAGTTATCACTTTCCTTACAACAAGGGGATCAAAATATTGTTCAAGCCATGTCCTTGGTTAGAAGTGTGAAATGTCGACTACAAGACTTCAGGGAAGATGGATGGCAGATAATTTTGGAACAAGTTAACACATTTTGTGAATTGAATATGATTCCAATACTTGATATGGAGGACAACATGCTAACTCGTGGTCATGGTAGGCGTAGAGGGCAGCTCATCACCAATTTTCATCATTATCGTGTGGAGATTTTTTGtcag GTTGTTGATTTAATTATACAAGAGATGAATAATCATTTTTCAGAAGTTAGTACAGAATTGCTTGGTTGCATATCATGTCTTCATCCAAGAAATTCTTTCTCTCAATTTGATGTTCACAAACTCATCCATCTTGCTGATTTTTATCCCGAGGACTTCTGTG AGTTGGCATTAGTTTTACCAGTTGCAACTGCTTCGGTTGAACAAGTGTTTTCTGCAATGAAAATTGTGAAGACTGATTTACACAATAGAATGggagatgaatggatgaatgaCAGTCTA AATCCAATTGCCTCCTCTTGTACCGACTCGTCAGTCGTCGCAGACTTCTGTGCCAACCCGGAAATGAAGCTCACCTATGGAAGAAAG GTTATGGAGAATCAGTCTAGTATTAAGTGGGACAAGGGAAAGGCTCTCGAGTTCTAG